In Elaeis guineensis isolate ETL-2024a chromosome 1, EG11, whole genome shotgun sequence, a genomic segment contains:
- the LOC105032447 gene encoding chloride channel protein CLC-b-like, giving the protein MEETSKLIPEPTTAAADLEVDGEEDEQDPESHSLHQPLLKRTPTLTTHHLAMVGAKISHIESLDYEINENDLFKHDWRSRSSVQVLQYIFLKWTLAFLVGLLTGVVASLINLAIENIAGIKMLHVARLVNEKRYVTGFAYFTGANFALTIVAATLCVVFAPTAAGPGVPEIKAYLNGVDTPNMFGASTLIVKIIGSIGAVSAGLDLGKEGPLVHIGACLASLLGQVGSDNYWLKWRWLQYFNNDRDRRDLITCGASSGVCAAFRAPVGGVLFSLEEVASWWRSALLWRTFFSTAVVVVVLRGFMEYCDSGKCGLFGKGGLILFDVSSVSVTYHASDLLPVALIGIIGGVLGSLYNHLLHKILRLYNLINEKGRMAKLLLSLGVSLFTSICLYLLPFLAPCTPCDPTLDATCPTVGRSGNFKQFNCPNGYYNDLASLLHATNDDAVRNIFSTGTPTEFRPISLLIFFALYCILGLFTFGIAVPSGLFLPIILMGSAYGRLLGLVMGSYTYIDQGLHAVLGAAALMSGSMRMTVSICVIFLELTNNLLLLPMMMFVLLIAKTVGDAFNPSIYEIILELKGLPFLEANPEPWMRNLTVGELAAAKPGVVSLRGIEKVARVVEVLKSTKHNGFPVVDQGVPSPVGMPEGATELHGVVLRSHLVAVLRKKWFLQERRTGEWEVREKFTSVDLAQKKGPKIEEIVLTEDEMDMYIDLHPFTNATPYTVLETMSVAKAMVLFRQVALRHLLIVPKYQGAGISPVVGILTRQDLRAHNILGAFPHLEKKGEK; this is encoded by the exons ATGGAAGAGACCTCAAAGCTAATCCCAGAGCCAACAACAGCAGCAGCTGATTTGGAAGtagatggagaagaagatgaaCAAGATCCAGAAAGCCACTCTCTGCATCAGCCACTGCTCAAAAGAACCCCAACACTCACCACCCATCATTTAGCCATGGTTGGAGCAAAGATCTCCCATATTGAGAGCTTAGACTATGA GATCAATGAGAATGATCTATTTAAGCATGACTGGAGGAGCAGATCCAGTGTTCAGGTACTGCAGTACATCTTCTTGAAATGGACCTTGGCGTTTCTCGTCGGGCTCCTGACTGGTGTCGTTGCTTCCCTCATCAACCTGGCGATCGAAAACATTGCTGGCATCAAGATGCTACACGTGGCACGTCTTGTGAATGAAAAA AGGTATGTAACTGGCTTTGCCTACTTCACAGGAGCAAATTTTGCTCTAACCATAGTGGCTGCAACTCTCTGCGTGGTGTTTGCTCCAACTGCAGCAGGGCCAGGAGTACCAGAGATCAAAGCTTACCTCAATGGAGTTGATACTCCCAATATGTTTGGTGCATCCACGTTGATCGTCAAG ATCATTGGAAGCATTGGAGCCGTATCTGCAGGTCTAGATCTTGGAAAAGAAGGGCCACTGGTGCACATCGGAGCCTGCCTCGCATCCTTGCTAGGCCAAGTTGGATCCGACAACTACTGGCTGAAGTGGAGATGGCTTCAATACTTCAACAACGACAGGGACCGCAGGGACCTCATCACCTGCGGTGCATCTTCCGGTGTCTGTGCTGCATTCAGAGCACCAGTTGGGGGTGTTCTCTTCTCTCTCGAAGAGGTTGCATCCTGGTGGAGGAGTGCTCTTCTATGGAGAACATTTTTCAGCACCGCAGTCGTCGTGGTGGTGCTGAGGGGATTCATGGAGTATTGCGACTCTGGAAAATGTGGCTTGTTTGGCAAAGGAGGACTAATTCTCTTTGATGTCAGCTCAGTTTCTGTGACTTATCATGCAAGTGATCTTCTTCCTGTCGCATTGATCGGCATAATAGGAGGAGTCCTTGGAAGTCTATACAACCATCTTTTGCACAAGATACTTAGGTTATATAACCTGATTAATGA GAAAGGCCGAATGGCCAAGCTGCTGCTCAGCCTGGGAGTCTCTCTCTTCACTTCCATCTGCCTATACCTCCTTCCATTCCTTGCACCATGCACGCCATGCGATCCCACCCTCGATGCCACCTGCCCGACCGTAGGGCGAAGCGGCAACTTCAAGCAGTTCAACTGCCCAAATGGCTATTACAATGACTTGGCAAGCCTCCTTCATGCCACCAATGATGATGCAGTGCGCAACATATTCTCCACGGGCACCCCGACCGAGTTCCGCCCCATCTCTCTGCTCATCTTCTTTGCTCTCTACTGTATTCTGGGCCTCTTCACCTTCGGCATTGCCGTCCCCTCGGGTCTCTTCCTCCCCATCATCCTCATGGGCTCTGCTTACGGTCGCCTGCTTGGCCTAGTGATGGGATCTTATACCTACATTGATCAAGGTCTCCACGCCGTGTTGGGCGCAGCAGCTCTCATGTCTGGCTCGATGAGAATGACTGTGTCCATCTGTGTCATCTTCCTAGAGCTCACAAACAACCTTCTCCTCCTACCCATGATGATGTTTGTATTGCTAATTGCCAAGACTGTTGGTGACGCTTTTAACCCAAGCATATATGAGATCATACTTGAGCTCAAGGGACTGCCATTCTTGGAAGCAAATCCTGAACCATGGATGAGGAATCTTACGGTAGGAGAACTTGCAGCAGCTAAGCCCGGTGTTGTAAGCCTCCGAGGCATCGAGAAGGTGGCTCGAGTTGTTGAGGTATTGAAATCCACCAAACACAATGGCTTCCCCGTTGTTGATCAAGGGGTTCCATCACCCGTAGGGATGCCTGAAGGGGCAACAGAATTGCATGGTGTGGTCCTGAGGTCACACCTCGTTGCAGTGCTGAGGAAAAAGTGGTTCCTGCAAGAGAGGAGAACTGGAGAGTGGGAAGTGAGGGAAAAGTTTACATCAGTGGATCTAGCACAAAAAAAGGGGCCAAAAATAGAAGAGATAGTGCTAACAGAGGATGAGATGGATATGTACATTGATCTACACCCCTTCACAAATGCAACACCATATACAGTGTTGGAGACAATGTCAGTTGCAAAGGCTATGGTACTGTTTCGACAAGTTGCTCTGAGGCATTTGCTGATTGTTCCCAAGTACCAAGGAGCAGGG ATATCGCCTGTTGTAGGCATTCTAACCAGGCAGGATCTCAGAGCTCACAACATCTTGGGTGCCTTCCCTCATTTggagaaaaaaggagaaaagtgA